A stretch of Vigna angularis cultivar LongXiaoDou No.4 chromosome 4, ASM1680809v1, whole genome shotgun sequence DNA encodes these proteins:
- the LOC108321811 gene encoding probable transcriptional regulatory protein At2g25830 isoform X2 has translation MLLISNIKMASPRGCVLYEESNKKMRALLQLQALTTRLSHSSSSSIFFRAKTLWLNPNRACTQNSQVRRIWFSAPVCMGRRSCKIAGRKEAQDAKKTKLYSRIGKEVVSAVKRGGPNVTSNSVLAAVLEKAKELDVPKDIVERNIKRASEKGQEAYIEKVYEVYGYGGVSIVVEVSTDKIHRSVAKIREVIRDYGGKMADSGSVTFKFRRVRVVNIKATNADKDQLLSIALDAGAEDVIEPPTYEDDTEEDSSERYYKIVGSSENYSSILSKLREEGIDFEPDNGSELLPNTTVEDCWGTFLS, from the exons ATGTTACTaattagtaatataaaaatggCTTCACCACGCGGGTGTGTATTGTATGAGGAATCAAATAAAAAGATGAGAGCACTGCTTCAACTTCAGGCTTTGACTACTCGCCTCTCACATTCATCTTCCTCCTCCATCTTCTTTCGCGCCAAAACCTTGTGGTTGAATCCAAACAGAGCGTGCACTCAGAACTCCCAAGTGAGAAGGATATGGTTTTCCGCTCCAGTTTGTATGGGTCGCCGTTCCTGCAAAATTGCTGGGAGAAAG GAAGCCCAAGATGCGAAGAAGACAAAACTATACTCAAGGATTGGAAAGGAGGTTGTGTCTGC GGTAAAAAGAGGTGGTCCAAATGTAACATCTAATTCAGTTTTGGCTGCTGTACTTGAGAAAGCTAAGGAGCTTGATGTGCCTAAAGATATTGTTGAGCGCAATATCAAGAGAGCTTCTGAGAAAGGACAGGAGGCTTATATTGAGAAAGTCTATGAG GTTTATGGTTATGGAGGAGTTAGTATTGTAGTTGAGGTATCGACTGATAAGATACATCGTTCTGTGGCAAAGATACGAGAAGTGATAAGGGACTATGGAGGAAAGATGGCAGATTCTGGGTCTGTGACATTTAAGTTTAGACGTGTTAGGGTAGTAAATATTAAAGCTACTAATGCTGACAAAGATCAGCTGCTTTCCATTGCTTTGGATGCTGGAGCTGAGGATGTAATTGAACCTCCAACTTATGAAGATGACACTGAAGAGGATAGCTCAGAAAG GTATTATAAAATTGTTGGTTCTTCAGAGAACTATTCATCTATATTATCTAAGCTGCGAGAAGAGGGCATAGATTTTGAGCCTGATAATGGTTCCGAGCTTCTTCCAAATACCACGGTTGAG GATTGCTGGGGTACATTCTTGAGTTGA
- the LOC108321811 gene encoding probable transcriptional regulatory protein At2g25830 isoform X1, with amino-acid sequence MLLISNIKMASPRGCVLYEESNKKMRALLQLQALTTRLSHSSSSSIFFRAKTLWLNPNRACTQNSQVRRIWFSAPVCMGRRSCKIAGRKEAQDAKKTKLYSRIGKEVVSAVKRGGPNVTSNSVLAAVLEKAKELDVPKDIVERNIKRASEKGQEAYIEKVYEVYGYGGVSIVVEVSTDKIHRSVAKIREVIRDYGGKMADSGSVTFKFRRVRVVNIKATNADKDQLLSIALDAGAEDVIEPPTYEDDTEEDSSERYYKIVGSSENYSSILSKLREEGIDFEPDNGSELLPNTTVEVDDEAMDLNKQLMSKLLELDDVDAVYTDQK; translated from the exons ATGTTACTaattagtaatataaaaatggCTTCACCACGCGGGTGTGTATTGTATGAGGAATCAAATAAAAAGATGAGAGCACTGCTTCAACTTCAGGCTTTGACTACTCGCCTCTCACATTCATCTTCCTCCTCCATCTTCTTTCGCGCCAAAACCTTGTGGTTGAATCCAAACAGAGCGTGCACTCAGAACTCCCAAGTGAGAAGGATATGGTTTTCCGCTCCAGTTTGTATGGGTCGCCGTTCCTGCAAAATTGCTGGGAGAAAG GAAGCCCAAGATGCGAAGAAGACAAAACTATACTCAAGGATTGGAAAGGAGGTTGTGTCTGC GGTAAAAAGAGGTGGTCCAAATGTAACATCTAATTCAGTTTTGGCTGCTGTACTTGAGAAAGCTAAGGAGCTTGATGTGCCTAAAGATATTGTTGAGCGCAATATCAAGAGAGCTTCTGAGAAAGGACAGGAGGCTTATATTGAGAAAGTCTATGAG GTTTATGGTTATGGAGGAGTTAGTATTGTAGTTGAGGTATCGACTGATAAGATACATCGTTCTGTGGCAAAGATACGAGAAGTGATAAGGGACTATGGAGGAAAGATGGCAGATTCTGGGTCTGTGACATTTAAGTTTAGACGTGTTAGGGTAGTAAATATTAAAGCTACTAATGCTGACAAAGATCAGCTGCTTTCCATTGCTTTGGATGCTGGAGCTGAGGATGTAATTGAACCTCCAACTTATGAAGATGACACTGAAGAGGATAGCTCAGAAAG GTATTATAAAATTGTTGGTTCTTCAGAGAACTATTCATCTATATTATCTAAGCTGCGAGAAGAGGGCATAGATTTTGAGCCTGATAATGGTTCCGAGCTTCTTCCAAATACCACGGTTGAG GTAGACGATGAGGCTATGGACTTGAACAAGCAACTTATGAGCAAATTACTTGAGCTTGATGATGTTGATGCTGTTTATACCgatcaaaaataa